The DNA segment GATATGTTAAAAGCTGGAGGTAAAAGATTTAGACCTATGCTTTTACTATCTGTTGTTAAATCAAAAAAACCTCTGCTTATCGAAAATGCTTTTCCTGTCGCTTTAGGTTTAGAGATGCTTCATACTTACTCTTTAATCCATGATGATTTACCAGCAATGGATAATGCAGATTTAAGAAGAGGGTTTAAAACTTTACATAAAAAATATGATGAAGTAACAGCAATTTTAGTTGGAGATGCTCTTAATAGTGAGGCTTTTAATCAAATAGCAAATGCACCACTTCACAATGATATTAAAGTAGAGTTAATCAAAGCTTTGGGAAGTAATGGCGGAATTGATGGAATGATTATAGGGCAAGCAATTGATTGTTATTTTGAAAACCAAAAGCTTGAACTAAATCAATTGGAGTTTTTACATATTCACAAAACAGCAAAACTAATTGCAGCAAGTCTTAAAATGGGTGCAATTGTTGCCCAATATGATTTGGATACACAAAATAGATTGTATAATTTTGGAATTGATATAGGACTTCTGTTTCAAATTCAAGATGATATTATTGATGAGACACAAAGTGAAGAGCAAGCAGGAAAAACTACCCAACACGATGGGGCAAAAAACTCTTTTGTAAATCTTTTAGGCTTAGATGGGGCAATTAATAGTGCAAATACCTTAGCAAAAAAGTGTGAAGATGAACTAAATAGCTTTGATTTAACATTAAAAGACTCTTTAAATGACCTTCTTTTGAAATATATTTATAGACACAAGAATTAATTTTAGAAAACTTTAGTCAAATGTACTCATACTACTTGACAATTAATCAAAAATTTTTTATAATTTGGCACTCAGAAATTTTGAGTGCTAAAAAATAAAATATAAAAATTTATAGGAGAAATATAATGAATTTTAAACCATTAGGTAAAAGAGTTCTTGTAAAAAGAACTGAAGTTGAACAAAAAACTGCAAGTGGAATCATCTTAGTTGATTCAGCAAAAGAGAAACCTAACACAGCTGTTGTTAAGGCAGTTGGTTCTGAAGTAAAAGAACTTAAAGAGGGTGATACAATTGTATTTGAACAATACAGAGGGACTGAGTTTACATTAGATGGTGAAGATTATTTAGTGCTTGATATTGAAAATATTATAGGAGTTATGTAATGGCAAAAGAGATTAAATTTAGTGATAGTGCAAGAAATAAATTATACGCAGGTGTTGAAAAGTTAGCTGATGCTGTAAAAGTTACAATGGGTCCTAGAGGAAGAAATGTACTTCTTCAAAAATCTTTTGGTGCACCAACTATTACAAAAGATGGTGTTTCTGTTGCAAGAGA comes from the Halarcobacter ebronensis genome and includes:
- a CDS encoding polyprenyl synthetase family protein, translated to MKELLKSFEDYLLDNLPLSKSFHPYFEEALGDMLKAGGKRFRPMLLLSVVKSKKPLLIENAFPVALGLEMLHTYSLIHDDLPAMDNADLRRGFKTLHKKYDEVTAILVGDALNSEAFNQIANAPLHNDIKVELIKALGSNGGIDGMIIGQAIDCYFENQKLELNQLEFLHIHKTAKLIAASLKMGAIVAQYDLDTQNRLYNFGIDIGLLFQIQDDIIDETQSEEQAGKTTQHDGAKNSFVNLLGLDGAINSANTLAKKCEDELNSFDLTLKDSLNDLLLKYIYRHKN
- the groES gene encoding co-chaperone GroES, giving the protein MNFKPLGKRVLVKRTEVEQKTASGIILVDSAKEKPNTAVVKAVGSEVKELKEGDTIVFEQYRGTEFTLDGEDYLVLDIENIIGVM